The stretch of DNA AGAATGCTGGACATGAACAATGTACCCCGTTGAGCGGGCCTGAACATGAACTTGATCCCCAACAGACCACGGACAATCTGTTTGGCGAATCAGATCAAGCACCATCCGCTCAAACTGATACGGACGATCTGTTTGCGGGAACTACGGCCAATGACGAAAAAATGCCTTGGGATAATGATGAACTCACAGGTACAGCAGAAACGGTAGGGGAAAACGATGAGGCCAACAATACTGTGATAGAAACACCCTTGGAAAGTAGGCACGACGAAACGGAACCTGACATCCCATCAGTAATTGCTGAGTCGGAAGAAAATGGGCACCCACAGGAAGAATATACCGATGATGCCATTGTAACAGTTACGACTGATCAGCAAGATATCCCGCCATTGGCGACTCAACCACAAGTACAGCCGCCTTCGAGTATGGAACACCGAACAGTTGACGAAATAATGCCTTGGGAAAATGAGACTCGCACTGAAAGTGCCGAGGATACACATGAAACTACGGACGCACCGGCTATAATGTTAAACGACGCCTCAGACCTGTTTGGAGACAAGGTAACTACTGATGAGGTTCTTCCTTGGGATATGGAACCAGCAAAAAATGAGCTTTCAACGTGGAGTAAAAAATcagatgaacaagaagaaaatgtcACTGAACAGCCAACTGTCGGCCAAAAAATGCATGTTAGCGAGGAGTCCAATCTCGGCGAAGAATCCAACATTGGTGAAGAGGCTACCGTCAAGAAATTTTCGTTTCTGCAAGATGACGACGACCTATtagatgatgatgacagTTTCTTAGAATCAGAGGACGATGAATTAGAACCAAAGCAAGAAAGCTACGTATCTGAAGGCATCTCAGAACAGCCACAAACTGAATCTCTGCAGATTCCAAAACAAACGACCAAGTATGCTCCTACCACTGTCCCAACGTCACAACATCCTCAAGCACAACGTCAAGTATCCAATGGCTCTCTGTATCCTTCCCAGCATCAGTCCAGCACTTCCGTAGGTATTGTTATGCCTCAGcaatataaaaaaatgaatAAGTCAGCTGATACGGTGAACCTTGCCTCCTTGGGTTCCGCCAATACATCGTTTTTGTCAGTAGCTCCTGCATCAGCTGTCGAAACGCAACAAGAGATACAGAAATTGGCcgaacaaaaaaagaaatcagACGCATATGATTTTCCATTGGCTTTGATTGGGGAAACTACCAAACAGCAGGTGCATGCGAAACCGGTTGGTGTTTCAGtgagaaacaaaacatCACCAATTATCCCAAGGAAACACTCATCCTCTAATTCGGCAAGTTTTTCACGGGATGGTCTTCCACAATCTAACATGTTTCCAAATCTTCCTGTAAACCCATACGCTTCAGTAGCGGTCAAATCGCCTGTTCAGCCGGTTTACGGAATCCCAAATACATTACCTGTGACTGATGTGACCAAACCTGGCCTCAGCTTGCAAACTCAAAATCCTACAGTGTCCTCCGTGCAAAACTTTCAATATCCACCACGGAGCATAGCCACCCCGGGAAGAAGATCCAGAGCGGCGAGTAGTGTTTCTGCATCCCAGACTTCCATTACTGGACCGCAAAATCGCTATGCACCTCAGGCTGCGCCTGTTGCACCAGCTTCCAATCCTGCTCTCGGGCCACCTCCTGCAGGTAACATGTACGCCTCAGTTATGGCTCCACATGCTGCAGTAGGTAGCCAATCCAACTTTCCTGCTCGAAGCTCAATTCCATCAAtggttgctgctgaatCAAATCAGCAACATAACAATAACCTTATTCCACCTTTGAATACGGGAATCGGAGCACATCCGGCTGGTATTATTTCTCCGACTGCGATGCTCTCTCCTTCCTCTCTCATTTCAGGTGTTACTAGAGGTAATCATGCGAGGAATAATTCGAGCGTGTATGCCCCAAAAACAAATGTGAGTTCTTCGAAACATGCACCTACAGTTCATCCTCAGTATCAGCAGCAGCTCCAACCGCACCCAGCTCAGTTGCCACCCGGTAATAAAATATACCCTCCGCAACCACAAGCTTCAATGGAAACTTACGCCCCCAACGTCCTGAATACAGTTCCACAGATTCCCGCTCCGGCCATGGGAGGAGTGATGGGAGGTCCGCCAATGCAACCTGTAAACATGCCTCATATTCCTGTGGCTCCAACCGTCGGAATGACATCTGGACCTCCTATTTCCAACGTGTTACCTATACCACCAATGGGAACCTACAGAAAGTCAAGTGCCAAGAATAAGGTCCAACAACCACAGGCAATGTCGGCAATTGACAACCAGGCCTTACTGACGCGCCAATTCCCTATCTTCCATTGGAACTCCTCAAACAAAATCGTTTGTGGTATTCCATCCGTCAGCGGAGCCTTTATGGGGGGCAACAGCAGCTTGACTACGCTGAAAGTTCTCCCATTTGATCATATTGTGAAGCAAAACAGCCTGTTGAAATCATTCCCGGGCCCACTATCCAACAAGACTAAGAAGAAAGATGTTGAAAAGTGGCTAGAAACAGTCATGGGCACTATGCAACTGGACCCAGCTTCAACTCAGGCTCTGGTTTGGTGTTTGTTGAAAGCTAAGATTTCTGAACAGCATAGCTTGAAAGACATTTCGAAGATTCTCTATAACTCAGACGAACTGCTCGTTTATCTGTCTCAACCTTTAGGAGTACCACAACAAGCTGCTAATGCCTTTAGACTTGATTCGTCCACGTTAATGAGAGTGCTATCATTGTTACAAATCGGTGATCATGATAATGCGCTTAAAATTGCACTAGAGCGAAAGGACTATGCCATGGCATTGCTGATTAGTGGATTGGTAGGTTTAGATAAGTGGTCAACAATTGTGGATCAATACCTGGAACAAGAATTTGCTGGTTCTTCTACGGAAAGTGGATCGAATCAATGTGCAAACTTACTGTCGTTGGtgtttcaaatttttgtgGGAAATTCAACCGCTGCAATCCATAAATTTTACGGCACTGGACCGGAAGGATTGTGGGCAATATCAAATTGGCGTGTTATCGTCGCTGCCGTCCTGATAAATGTTGTTGAAAAGCCGGACGAACTTGCGATTCCTCCAATGGTTGTTGAGTTTCTTCTAGAGTTTGGTATATTCCTTTACCATAAGGATCAGAAATTAGCAGCTGCGGTTTTGTTTATGATAGCTGAAGTTCCATTCTCTAACCACTccgttttgaaaaactcaGATGTAAAATTTAGATACGTTGGGAATCCAAAATCTGTGGAAAGTGTGCTTTGGTCGGAATTATACCAGTATTACATAATTCTGAAAAACCCAAGCTTAAAGTACACATCAAGTCTGCTACCTCAAAAACTCTATCACGGTTTCTGTTTGCAAGAACAAGGTCTCCCTACAGCTGCCACGAAATATATTGATTATGTCAGCTCTAAAATGAAGAGTTTGCCTAAGAACGACATTGTCGCTTTGAATTTAGTCCCACGATTAGATGAATTAAGCAATAGGATATCCGAATCGAACACAGGCTGGTTGACCAAACCTAAATTAAGCAGTGTTTGGGGCCAGCTGGATAAATCATTCAATAAGTACATTGGTGGGGACAACGAAGGACCTAAAAAGTCACCAcaaaagaaagtgtttgatAATTTCACACCTTATTCTTCTAACAACTCGTCCGTGGCCGACCTTTTCCAACATTCTGAATTCACGCCATATCAGTTGCAGAAGAATCGTTCTATGAATGAATTCAAAGAAGGGGACCATGCATATCCAGGGCATTCAAAGTCGACTGTTTCCACTACTGCAGCGCCTCATGATACATTACACAGGGTACCTACGGCTCCTGTCAGTCATTACCATCCAGCCATTACGCATGCTAATTCTAACGTGGGAGGTAGCTCTGCTAATTTGTTGCTAAGGAATGATGAAGCTAATGTCCCGCCATCATCTTTGGATTACGGAACAGGTAAGCATCAAGCCACTACATCTGTTGACAGCTTTGATTCCAGTATGAAGGCACCTCCTGTGATGGCGAGGTTATCACCCCGCAAATCACTAGGTGAAGGACTCGTCCTTCCtataaagaagaaaccaatTAGGAAGTTAGCTACTCCTGCAACCTCGTACCCTCCTGTTGTTCATCAATCATCGTTTGTAGCCACATCAGGCTCTGTACCAGCGGGTGCGGAACCTCATTCTATTCAGACAGAGTCTTCTCCATCGCGCAATGCCGTCCCAATTAGGAAAATCCCAACGGCTGATGCACATGCTCCTAACAAGCTAGATGTAGTTCATTCGTTAATTGAAAATACAGCTCCTACTTTGAGTGCCCCATTATCTGATGTCAACCCAGTAGTTCCAAGTAATGCAGCACAGCGCAGTGAAGCCGATGAACAACATGTTACCGGTGGTCAACCTGACTCTACCGCGCCGAAAATTGCAGAAAAAGAACTTTCAGCTACAGGACCTGGCCCAATATCTGATGCTGAAACTGTTCCATCAAGAACCAGTGAGGAAGAAACTTTGGGTGAAGCATTATTACCAAAGGTGGGTGAGACCGAGGAGGAGGCTGCTATAATCGGGTTGTCAGATGATCGGACTTCAGAAGTGATTAACCAATCTGCTACAAATAACCAGGAGGAACTTGCGTCGGAAGAATTAGTTCCAAATATACCCAGTGAAGTAGTAGGCACCACATTGCCTCAAGATGTTCCATTATCTACTTTGGAAGCCAACAGGGACACGGAGCATGTAATAGAAACAGTCTCCACATCTTCAGAAAACCATAATAATGAGCAAAATTTACCACTTTCTAAAGAAGAACTGGCTGTCACAACCGAAACCAAATCTGACCTTGTACCTGAGCAGCATTCAAACTCCGAAGATCAACAAACAGAATCACATGCAGGAGATAGCGGTCACAAACCCAAGCCCTCGATTCCTTCACCTGCTGCCCAAGAAGGGAATCCCAATGTATCCGGTGGTCAAGCTGCAAGTTCAGGTGACAATGATGATGCGATTGGTTTAGGTATATTTAGTCAAGACACTGCAGGCAATCGTCCCCCCCAACCTGCTGCACCTCctaagaaaaaaattggaaattTTAATCCGTACTCACCAACCATTCCATCAACCAAAAAAGCTGCAAAGAGGACGGTGTACGTTCCGGTGGGTTTCAATCAGTCGACCCCTGCATTAGCACattctcctcctccattAGTCGATGATGTTGGTATTTACAATTATGGAGGTTATAAATCGCTAACGAATAACATAGGTAATTCGACGGAACAAGAGAACCAAACTAGTTCGTCCAGTGAGGGGATGAGCGAAACTCAGCAGGGAAGTAATGTTAGTATACCAGAGATATCAACTGGTTCGGGGCTTGCCTCTCCCCGCATGTACGCACATTCGACCAACAATAAGTTTGCTCCTATTCAGCCTCCAAAAGCCATTCCAAGTTCGCCTTTTGAACCCGTAATAAAGCCATCCACTTCTAGTTTCAACATATCCACCGTCAAGATTGCCGATGAGGTCGACACTGTATATAATgacgttgttgaagatgagtccgacgacgacgaagaatCCGTGGcggtgaagaagaaagaagatgaaagaaaaaagaaagaggaggaggaagaagaggataGAAAGGATAGAAAATCCGACAAAAACAATAAGGAAAGTGCTGGCTGGTTCAAGTGGCTAAAGAAGGATACTGATGAAAAGAAGGCTGTGAAGGCCAAACTGGGAAATCAAAATAGTTTCTACTACGACGAAGAACTGAAGCGTTGGGTCAGTAAGTACGCgacagaggaggagaagcaaAAAATGGCACAAGCTGCGGCACCTCCACCTCCTCCGGTGATCAAGCGCAAAGATAATGCCATAAAAACAAAGCCACGTAAGTCGTTCAGTACTACTCAGCCTCCTATTGCAGCCCCAGTGGTGAATGCTGTGCTACCGAAGAATCCACTGACTGGGGAGCCAATGGGTCCCCCAGCTCTCCAACCTTCTTCCGCAAGCCCCATCATGGCGCCCGTCGCTGATTCAGGGCCAAGTTTGACCTCTCCTCAGACAAGTTTGAGCGGGAAAAAGGCAAATGGCCTCGATGATATCTTGAATATATCCAATGCGACAGTGAGcagaaggaaaaagaagggCGGCAGAGGTTACGTTAATGTCATGGACAATATCCAATAGAGGGTAGGATAAGGgctgtatatatatattatgAGTACGTACTTTACTATATTACAGATTGAATTTCTTTAAACGTTTATGTAATAATGAATATCGGTAATACCCGTGGGATACCGATTCTTTTATAAATGACTGTGTCTCGTTTCTGCTTTATTGACGGTTGCTCCGTTGGTCGCTGTTCAGATAATGACTTCAAAGGAATAGCCCTGGGAGTGGTTATCTATGTCCGAATAGTTAGATTTTGAGCTTCTAAAAGGCCCTTTATATATTGCCAAGTATAGATACTGAATTAGTATAAATATGGGGATGCTATGGTTATCTGAACAAAGTtgctgaatatagaaaatgactattatagGGGTGATgagatatcatcataggcataaacagaaTATGAAACGGTAATGATACGTGACAACTATGAAACGTATAACAATATTGCCACGTGGAAGTTAATATGTTACACTGTGAAACATACTCACTACTCTGAgaatatctgggaaattctcacatatttaaagactagttatatcCATAGtattggtctctatctttcAGAACATTCAGAGgagaccatcgaaccttatacttaaatagtataactaagaagTCAACTTTACCTAAGTCATCTCTTAATTTCTACTCAAAATGGATCGTCACAGCGAAAAAGACGATATCCAACAAAAGTAGACACCCTCCATCTGatctttccttctttcGAGAAACTTGTTTATTAAAATAATACATATTTTTCTGCTGTTTGAAAGTCATAATTACCAAAAACAATAAATTAAGGTTTATCAGCCGATAGTTCTCTTGAACGCACATATTTGATTCCTACATATGCAGGAACAAGTGTGTAGTGGGGATTAATCCTAATAGCTGGAACCTCATTTAATACGTTTATTCTCAATAGTGACTGTTCTtctgctggatatagaaaatgaatatgataagggtgataagatatcatcataggcataaacaggacacacacttgataaaagacacaaatgttaacgagacaNNNNNNNNNNNNNNNNNNNNNNNNNNNNNNNNNNNNNNNNNNNNNNNNNNNNNNNNNNNNNNNNNNNNNNNNNNNNNNNNNNNNNNNNNNNNNNNNNNNNACCATCGCCTCTGTACTAAGTGTACAGATCCCTGACCCCAACATCCCGAACGCTCTCAATCCAACGTCCCCCAACAGTTTGTCCTTCATCACCAGCGCAACTGGTTTTGACCTTTGGATTCAACAACTCATCAACCACCTACGTAACAAGGGCTATGCTGATCTTGTTCCAGATAAATTCGGAACAACGAAACGCTATGCTACCGACGGTGAAGAATTGGGGATCACATGGTTATTCACTCATTATGTGAAGAAAGAGTACTACCCTAACTGGATTCCTACAATGAAAGGGTCTGATTTATCTGAATATGACATCATTCAAACTGCTATGACTAAACATATTCAGAAACATGATCCCGGCCAAACCGCATGGGAAATCAGTCAACTCACCTTCGGTCCGTCTGAACCTGCCATTACCTTTATCGGTCGAGTGAGGCGCCTAGTTAGAAATCTCCCTCCCGATATGACCCCACTTCTCGATACACTTATTAAGAACAGTATTCTCGCTGCTTTAAAAGGTCCTTACGAACCAACTAAAAACCATTTCCGAAATCTCACAGCTCCTTACACTATTGATGACATGTTACACCGGATCCAAACAACATATGACATATCTCATACTGATCAACAACCCAGAACCTCGTCCTATCAATTCCATCGGAACACCTATACTACTAATGTCCATAGTACCACTTGCTATAAGTGCAACAGGCCAGGATATTATGCCGCAAATTGTCCCAACATGAAATCACAAACCCGTCCCCCACGAACTACTACCAAACGAAACACTACCTTCCGAGGCTCTTCTCGACGCACTACTAACAACGTATCATTTACTACAGAGTCATCCGCACAGGACCCAGAGCAGGCCTTCCCGGATGACTATTATCTTAGGCACCCTCCACTACCACCAATAGACACATCCAAACATTTCCTAATCGACTCAGGTGCCGCTCTCACAGTTGTaaacaacaagaacttACTACACAACCCTCATCCGTCGTCCACCAAAATCTCCATAGCATCTAGTGCTAACCATGATATCCCCTTCACCCTTGAAGGGACCATTCTGCTACGTCTGTCCGACAATTCCACTATTGAAATCCCTGCCTTTTACGCTCCTACTATAACCAATAATCTGCTAAGTACCCATGACCTTGAACAACACGGTTTATTTTTAGACACCCGTCTAAACATATTATATGCTGCTAACGGTTCTTCCAAAGCTAATGTTATTACCCACAATGCCTTCCGATGGTTACCTTTCCGGTACGCTATATTTCCCTCTACGGTTCCTTCCACAACTATCAACTCGCTGCTCACAAAATATCCACTTGATCTAATTCATCGTCTCCTAGGACACATAAACGTCCAATCCCTATACAAATCCataaaaaacaaaacgtTCCAACATATCGAGCTATCCGACATCGATTGGTCCAACCTTGCACAGTTCCAATGTGTCGACTGTCTGCAGGGCAAAAGTCGTCAACACTCACATGTAGTTGGTTCCAGAGTTAaacatcaagaaaaatatacaaAATTTGAATATCTACACTCCGATTTGCTAGGTCCCATTACATCTACAAGTACACAAACCAAATCGTGGTTTATCTCTTTCACAGATGAAGCCACCAGATACCGCTGGGTATACCGACTAACCGACAAACGGGATACTACCATTTTACATAATTTAAAATCACTCATTAGTCTTATTCGGAATCAATTCAAAAGCAATGTCCTCGCGTTTCAATTTGACCGTGGAAGCGAATTCACAAATACAGCCGTCCGATTTTACCTGGCCGAAAGTGGCATATCCACTTTCTACACATCCGTCGGCGATCACCAAGCCCATGGCATCGCCGAACGACTAAACCTTACCCTTATGAACGATTGTCGAACACTTTTAAAAACCACTAATCTACCTCATCATTTATGGTTCTATGCCGTCCAGTTTGCGACTCTGTTACGGAATTCAGTCTACAACGACACAATCCAATCTTCCGCGCGTGCTAAAGCTAATCTTCCCGGTATTGATGTGAAAACCATACTTCCATTTGGACAACCTGTAATCGCCCATTTTACCAAGCTTAAAACAAAACTAAAATATCGTGGTGAACAAGGCTTTGCTCTTGTTCCCTCTTCCACTTCCTATGGCTACAACATCTATATCCCCAAAACTGGTAAAGTAATTGATACAACAAATTACGCTGTAATTCGTTCTACCGTTCATATAAACCCCAACCAAGACTACGATGACACCATCTTTGATGACGTTATCAACCAACTCACAGACGCTGATGAACATACCACTGTCCACGACTCCGATGAAATGCTTTATCCCACACAAGACAATTCTGAAACAATTACTACTGCTGCTACCCAAACTCCCCTTGATCCATTTTTAATTCCCACAACCACAGATTCCAGTAGGGTGGTATATATTCCACATACTACACCCACGGTCGATCCCTATGAAACAGACATTGAACCCGAAGAAACTAAAGATCCCATGAATGAACTAGATACCAATGACACACAAGGATCTCCATTATTATCGCGTCATCAAAGATGGTGTCATCGTAGTCTTGGTTGGGGTTTATATGAACGGTAGAACGAATTACAGCGTAATTTGTTGTATCAATTACTTTACCAGTTTTGGGGATATAGATGTTGTAGCCATAGGAAGTGGAAGAGGGAACAAGAGCAAAGCCTTGTTCACCACGATATTTTAGTTTTGTTTTAAGCTTGGTAAAATGGGCGATTACAGGTTGTCCAAATGGAAGTATGGTTTTCACATCAATACCGGGAAGATTAGCTTTAGCACGCGCGGAAGATTGGATTGTGTCGTTGTAG from Huiozyma naganishii CBS 8797 chromosome 1, complete genome encodes:
- the SEC16 gene encoding COPII coat assembly protein SEC16 (similar to Saccharomyces cerevisiae SEC16 (YPL085W); ancestral locus Anc_8.562) is translated as MACTGLVQFEVIASQKVKNFGSEQSLSTNRESGDFSVSRSREVSYTKDSKVVWNGVRGSPVRFCCSCREREHKQDRVSSSSFFCSSTMTPEAKRKKNQKKKQKQKQKQKEQQAAALASASASASGSASGSVSGSAGGSIPVEDSLGENTTDLVDDSVEESLAGESLSQDGNSGDVVIEEHTAAAVSAIGEPGQTGGQLEHPDTVSSETQQVGAGFSTVQDAESSFPVTQSIAETDSVIDERELTPVQAPVEITQEEQSARVSPQETSLEFQSNRENQQDTTDVHASNIIKSEGMPCEVETTQDTQEDVVPEQRESTDTEVQKQATKALDTKLQEENIEVNFLSAVDDHVTEIQDPVPENAGHEQCTPLSGPEHELDPQQTTDNLFGESDQAPSAQTDTDDLFAGTTANDEKMPWDNDELTGTAETVGENDEANNTVIETPLESRHDETEPDIPSVIAESEENGHPQEEYTDDAIVTVTTDQQDIPPLATQPQVQPPSSMEHRTVDEIMPWENETRTESAEDTHETTDAPAIMLNDASDLFGDKVTTDEVLPWDMEPAKNELSTWSKKSDEQEENVTEQPTVGQKMHVSEESNLGEESNIGEEATVKKFSFLQDDDDLLDDDDSFLESEDDELEPKQESYVSEGISEQPQTESLQIPKQTTKYAPTTVPTSQHPQAQRQVSNGSLYPSQHQSSTSVGIVMPQQYKKMNKSADTVNLASLGSANTSFLSVAPASAVETQQEIQKLAEQKKKSDAYDFPLALIGETTKQQVHAKPVGVSVRNKTSPIIPRKHSSSNSASFSRDGLPQSNMFPNLPVNPYASVAVKSPVQPVYGIPNTLPVTDVTKPGLSLQTQNPTVSSVQNFQYPPRSIATPGRRSRAASSVSASQTSITGPQNRYAPQAAPVAPASNPALGPPPAGNMYASVMAPHAAVGSQSNFPARSSIPSMVAAESNQQHNNNLIPPLNTGIGAHPAGIISPTAMLSPSSLISGVTRGNHARNNSSVYAPKTNVSSSKHAPTVHPQYQQQLQPHPAQLPPGNKIYPPQPQASMETYAPNVLNTVPQIPAPAMGGVMGGPPMQPVNMPHIPVAPTVGMTSGPPISNVLPIPPMGTYRKSSAKNKVQQPQAMSAIDNQALLTRQFPIFHWNSSNKIVCGIPSVSGAFMGGNSSLTTLKVLPFDHIVKQNSLLKSFPGPLSNKTKKKDVEKWLETVMGTMQLDPASTQALVWCLLKAKISEQHSLKDISKILYNSDELLVYLSQPLGVPQQAANAFRLDSSTLMRVLSLLQIGDHDNALKIALERKDYAMALLISGLVGLDKWSTIVDQYLEQEFAGSSTESGSNQCANLLSLVFQIFVGNSTAAIHKFYGTGPEGLWAISNWRVIVAAVLINVVEKPDELAIPPMVVEFLLEFGIFLYHKDQKLAAAVLFMIAEVPFSNHSVLKNSDVKFRYVGNPKSVESVLWSELYQYYIILKNPSLKYTSSLLPQKLYHGFCLQEQGLPTAATKYIDYVSSKMKSLPKNDIVALNLVPRLDELSNRISESNTGWLTKPKLSSVWGQLDKSFNKYIGGDNEGPKKSPQKKVFDNFTPYSSNNSSVADLFQHSEFTPYQLQKNRSMNEFKEGDHAYPGHSKSTVSTTAAPHDTLHRVPTAPVSHYHPAITHANSNVGGSSANLLLRNDEANVPPSSLDYGTGKHQATTSVDSFDSSMKAPPVMARLSPRKSLGEGLVLPIKKKPIRKLATPATSYPPVVHQSSFVATSGSVPAGAEPHSIQTESSPSRNAVPIRKIPTADAHAPNKLDVVHSLIENTAPTLSAPLSDVNPVVPSNAAQRSEADEQHVTGGQPDSTAPKIAEKELSATGPGPISDAETVPSRTSEEETLGEALLPKVGETEEEAAIIGLSDDRTSEVINQSATNNQEELASEELVPNIPSEVVGTTLPQDVPLSTLEANRDTEHVIETVSTSSENHNNEQNLPLSKEELAVTTETKSDLVPEQHSNSEDQQTESHAGDSGHKPKPSIPSPAAQEGNPNVSGGQAASSGDNDDAIGLGIFSQDTAGNRPPQPAAPPKKKIGNFNPYSPTIPSTKKAAKRTVYVPVGFNQSTPALAHSPPPLVDDVGIYNYGGYKSLTNNIGNSTEQENQTSSSSEGMSETQQGSNVSIPEISTGSGLASPRMYAHSTNNKFAPIQPPKAIPSSPFEPVIKPSTSSFNISTVKIADEVDTVYNDVVEDESDDDEESVAVKKKEDERKKKEEEEEEDRKDRKSDKNNKESAGWFKWLKKDTDEKKAVKAKLGNQNSFYYDEELKRWVSKYATEEEKQKMAQAAAPPPPPVIKRKDNAIKTKPRKSFSTTQPPIAAPVVNAVLPKNPLTGEPMGPPALQPSSASPIMAPVADSGPSLTSPQTSLSGKKANGLDDILNISNATVSRRKKKGGRGYVNVMDNIQ
- the KNAG0A01870 gene encoding uncharacterized protein, which codes for MKGSDLSEYDIIQTAMTKHIQKHDPGQTAWEISQLTFGPSEPAITFIGRVRRLVRNLPPDMTPLLDTLIKNSILAALKGPYEPTKNHFRNLTAPYTIDDMLHRIQTTYDISHTDQQPRTSSYQFHRNTYTTNVHSTTCYKCNRPGYYAANCPNMKSQTRPPRTTTKRNTTFRGSSRRTTNNVSFTTESSAQDPEQAFPDDYYLRHPPLPPIDTSKHFLIDSGAALTVVNNKNLLHNPHPSSTKISIASSANHDIPFTLEGTILLRLSDNSTIEIPAFYAPTITNNLLSTHDLEQHGLFLDTRLNILYAANGSSKANVITHNAFRWLPFRYAIFPSTVPSTTINSLLTKYPLDLIHRLLGHINVQSLYKSIKNKTFQHIELSDIDWSNLAQFQCVDCLQGKSRQHSHVVGSRVKHQEKYTKFEYLHSDLLGPITSTSTQTKSWFISFTDEATRYRWVYRLTDKRDTTILHNLKSLISLIRNQFKSNVLAFQFDRGSEFTNTAVRFYLAESGISTFYTSVGDHQAHGIAERLNLTLMNDCRTLLKTTNLPHHLWFYAVQFATLLRNSVYNDTIQSSARAKANLPGIDVKTILPFGQPVIAHFTKLKTKLKYRGEQGFALVPSSTSYGYNIYIPKTGKVIDTTNYAVIRSTVHINPNQDYDDTIFDDVINQLTDADEHTTVHDSDEMLYPTQDNSETITTAATQTPLDPFLIPTTTDSSRVVYIPHTTPTVDPYETDIEPEETKDPMNELDTNDTQGSPLLSRHQRWCHRSLGWGLYER